The following nucleotide sequence is from Azoarcus sp. CIB.
CGAAGATCTGCACGACCTGATCGCCGAGCGTTACGAGCAGGCTGCCACCGTCGTCACCAGCAATCTCGACTTCACCGAGTGGGATCAGGCCTTCCCCGGCAACCGCCTGCTCGCCTCGGCCACCGTCGATCGCCTGCGTCAGTGGCAGGTCGGGACACTCGAGGAACAGTTGCCCGTCGTCGGTCACACCGACCCCTCACTTGATTGATTCAGATGCAATCACTATGATTAAAATTGAATCGCTGCGAGAAGTAGGCTGTTGAAGAGCGGCCGCAACTTGTCGTGGCTGGGAACACAACGACGCCGTGACGGCGGCGGGGCGTCCTCCCCGAGCCGGGATAACCGGGGTGCTGGCTCCGGAAAGTTTTTGATGAATCGTGTAATTCCGCAGACGCTGGAGAGTTCAAATGGCACCGACCGAAACCAAAGTGCTGACCGCACATATCCCCCTTCCGTTGGCGGAAAAAGTCGATCAGATGGCTGCCCGACTTGAACGATCGCGCGGCTGGATCATGAAGCAGGCGCTGTCGGCCTGGATCGACCAAGAGGAAGAGCGCAGCCGCCTGACCCGCGAGGCGCTTGCCGACGTGGACGCCGGTCGGGTCATTGACCATCAGGCTGTGCAGGCATGGGCCGACAGTCTCGGCACCGATACACCATTCCCGGTGCCGCGCTGATGGAACTGAAGTGGACCGGCAAGGCGCTCTCCGACTTGGCGCGTCTGTACGAATTTCTCGCCCCGGTAAATAAGCCTGCCGCTGCGCGCACGATACAGGCGCTCACGGCTGCGCCATTAAGTTTGCTGCTGAACCCACGTATCGGCGAACGGCTCGATGAATTTGAGCCGCGCGAGGTGCGGCGGATTCTCGTGGGGCATTACGAGATGCGCTATGAGATTCAGGAATCGACGATCTACATGCTGAGGCTGTGGCACACCCGAGAGGATCGCTGACAGCGCGCGGATACCAATCGCTCATGGATGTGACCTTATCGAGTAGCTCCGTTCGAGTGCACGGAATGCGTAGCCGACGGACGGATGTCCTGCTCGGTATAGGGCGTGCGCCGCTCAGTCCCGTTCGATCACCCGCGTGAGCTGGCCGTCCGAGAGGAGGATCGAATCCTCGGGCGGGAGGTCCGCGAGCGCCTGGGAATCCTCGATGAAGGCCGTGTCCGTGACCGTGCAGCCAGGGGCCAAGCGGCGTTGGGCGGCAGGGGGATCGATTCAGGGTGTAGCGTGAAGATCCACTTGTGGCGAGTATTGGCTGCGACGCTCGCCTTGGCCGCGGCGAGCGCCTGAGACTTGTTCTGGCGGAGGTTCATGTAGAGGCACACCTGCTGGTCGGTGATTCGGGTTCCTGGCATGGGGTCGCCTCTTAGTGAGACTTGTCCCCGCAATCCTGCACCGCGTCCGAGCGCCGCCGCCGGTGGCTCGTCGTCTTCGGCGGCTACGCCGCCTTCGACTCCTCACCACGACCGGCCAAGATGATTGTCGCGCCCCAGGAGGCCCGTTTGATTGGCCGTAACTGTCCCCAAAGGGACAATTGACTGGGGATTGATGGCACAACGGCCCTTCTCGGGGCAGTTACGGCAACGTTGACAATCCTGGTTCAGCTTGGCTTGCGCCATTTGAAGTTGAAGGGAGCGGCGAATGGCGTCGGTCAGCTCCCGCGTGAGCGGCATGTAGCGTAGCGAGCCACTGCGACCAGTAACGCGTGCGACGGCGGAAAGTCGCGGAGCAGGCACCTGTGGCATTGCGCTGCCTTCCACCTCGATGAGCGGGAAGCCGCCTCCGCGCAGTGAGCGCGAGGTGGTCCGCGTTGTCAATAAAGCCGCTGTTCGCCATTCAGCGTCGGATCTGTGTCAAGGAAGGCGCCGAGTTCGACGCTTCGGGGCGTAGGTCCCTCACGCAGGACAACGCGCTATTATGTTCACATCAGGACAAAGGCATTGGCTTGAGGAAAATGATGAACAACCCTTGGAAGAAATTGCCGGCGAGCGCGCCGTATGTCTTGGCCGATGATCAACTCTATATCGCGGTCCACAATGCCAGAGTGAGCCACCGGCATGGGCACGGGCACGAGCATTGGGTGAAGCTCAGCCTCCTGCCGGAACCCCGGCTGGGTCCGGTGAATGCGCCGGTCGTGCTGTTGCAAGGAAATCCAAGTCTCGGATTGCCGGAACCTCCGTGGACCGAGGCTGATCGGCGAACCAACCTCGAAGATGAGGACCACGATCACCTGGGTGCCAAGCTCGGCGGAAAATGGTGGACACCCGTCCTCAGCCGGCTGCTTAAAGACCTTAGCCCAAAGCAGGTGGCGCGCGGCTTGTGCTCGGTGGAGCTCTTTCCTTATTGTTCCGAGACTTTCGGGCACGCGCACATTCGCTTGCCCTCTCAGCAGTACACGCGGGATGTCGTGCTTCAGATGATCGAGCGCCGTGCGATCTTCCTAGTCGCACGCAAATATCCCGAATGGCTCGGCCTCGTGCCCGAACTGGCCCAGCTGGCAGGCACAGATCTCTTCCGGCTCAAGAACTCACGGCGGATATCGATTAGTCCGAGGAACATGCCCGACGCCCAGCTGCAGGGGCGCGTGTACACTAGCCAGGCATACGATCGCGTCGTTGATGCCATGTGGAAGGGTGCAAGTGCAGGCGGTGCTTAGGGGCGACGACCGTAAAAAGTCGAGGTATACCGAGGAGCCCATTGGGCGCAATTTCTGGTGAGCTGGATGCGCTGTATTCGAAGGTTGGGTGGCCATCGATTGCCCCGGAGCGGCTGTTGAAGGGGCAGTTGCTGATTGCGCTGTATTCAGTCCGCTCCGACCGGCAGTTCTGCGAGCTGCTCGACTACAATATTTTCTTTCGCTGGTTCTTCGATATGGACCTCGAAAGCGCTGGGCTGGATCAAACGAATTTCAGTCCCCTGCGCGAGCGCTTGGTCGATACCGATATCGCCCGCCGGTTTTTCGATGAGGTGGTGAGCCTTGTGCGGCGAGAGCAATTGCTGTCGTCCGATCATTTCACCGTCGATGGCACGTTGATCGAGGCCTGGGCCTCGTTCAGGAGTTTCAAACGCAAGGATAGCGAGCCGCCCTAGGACGGGGGAGACAGCACCGGAATGGTCGTTTTCAGAGTGAAAAGCGCTCGAACGCCACTCATCAGAGCACGACCGATCCGGACTCCCGCCTCATGAGAAAGGGCAACGGCCAGCCCGCCAAGCTCAGCTACGGCGGACATGTCCTCATGGAAAATCGCAACGGGTTGTGCGTGGATATTCTCATCACCCAATCGACACAGGCCGAACACCGGGCCGCCCGATCGCTGCTCACGCGATCCCGTCGGCGTCGCATTCACCCCAAGACGTTGGGTGCCGACAAGGGCTATCACGTGAAGGATTTCGTCGCCCCATCCGCGCACGTGCGCGAACATCGCATTCGCCCCCATATCGCGAGAATTGGCGAACGCAAGACGCCGGGTCTCGATGGCCGCACGACCAGTACCAAGGGCTATCGAATCAGCCAGCGAAAAACGATAGACGGCGTCAATCAGCATGGCCGGTCAAACGACATTCATCTTGGCCGGCCAAGATGATTGTCGCGCCCCAAAACGAAAACGCGTGGAGGAAATCTTCGGTTGGTTGAAGACGGTTGGGGGAATGCGCAAGACAAGATTCGTAGGGCAGGCAAGAACGCAGATGGCGGCCTTCATATCGGGAACGGCCTACAACCTACTGAGAATCGCGAGATTGACCGACACGGAGGTGACGGCGTGAGCCCCGCCGCAGAAGGGGGCCTCGCGGCGAACACGAACGAGCACTTCGGCAATTCGAATTGGATTGAAAATCCAATTCCGTCGAGGAAATCGTCGTGATCACCATTGAATCGCGCCGGGTTTTGCGGACGCGGGTTGGTTTAATTTGCGCCTTGCACTCGACTCGTCCCGCAATCTCAACGGCGGCCGGCGTGTGACGCCTCGGGGGCGCGATGTCTCGCTCGCGCATCCAGCGATGGACCTGGTTTGCGTTCACGCCGCTGGCCAACGCAATACCTGCCACCGAGACGCCCGGCTCACGACAGGCTGAAATCACCGATTGCTTGAATGCTTCGCTGTTGGTGCGCCGGCCTCGACGCGAGATGACTAAATTCATAGTGTCCGCGATCGAACGTTCGTGGACACGATCTTCAATGGGCTAAGCGGGCGGGAGAAGGTGTGTTCGCCGGGTGCTTACCAGCGATGAGTCGCACAGGCATGTTGGGCGCGCGAGACCGGCATGGAAGTGATCGGCGCCGCAACAAGAGCCGTTCTCTGAAGCTGCTAGACGCGATGATTTCCCACTAAGCGGTCAAGCCTCGTCCATGCGGCGGGAGTCTTCCGCCAGTACTTCTGCGCGTGCGAGCAGCTTGGAGGCCGGGACGCCCAGGCCGTCGGCAATTGCGAGCAGCGAGCCGACCGTCGGATTGCGCTCGTTGCGCTCTAGCAGTC
It contains:
- a CDS encoding type II toxin-antitoxin system RelE/ParE family toxin, translated to MELKWTGKALSDLARLYEFLAPVNKPAAARTIQALTAAPLSLLLNPRIGERLDEFEPREVRRILVGHYEMRYEIQESTIYMLRLWHTREDR
- a CDS encoding ribbon-helix-helix domain-containing protein, which produces MAPTETKVLTAHIPLPLAEKVDQMAARLERSRGWIMKQALSAWIDQEEERSRLTREALADVDAGRVIDHQAVQAWADSLGTDTPFPVPR
- a CDS encoding helix-turn-helix transcriptional regulator — its product is MNRLEALSCAIREARLAAGLSQERLAEVAHVHRNLVGLLERNERNPTVGSLLAIADGLGVPASKLLARAEVLAEDSRRMDEA
- a CDS encoding ATP-binding protein, whose translation is MAERYEQAATVVTSNLDFTEWDQAFPGNRLLASATVDRLRQWQVGTLEEQLPVVGHTDPSLD